A window of Chrysoperla carnea chromosome 3, inChrCarn1.1, whole genome shotgun sequence genomic DNA:
ATTTGGAATATAAAGAGATTCATTTGTATAAGTATTGATATtagtattcaaatttttatttaaattaactaataaaagATCACTTGAAGTATTTAATTTGGAATCGAAATCTgtatggtttaaatttttttgtacagtaATTGGTCTATTTGAAATTGCGACGAAATTATGACTTTGTTCCGGCGATTGTATCCAACTTGAATTtccttgattttttaaatttgtattacttTTTACGGCTGTATCAtaccatattttgttaaaaactacttgtgtatctaatatattttgttttaaattatcacTTTCACTTAATTGTCTAATATTGTCATGTATTGAACTTGTAGATCGAACACTTGTATTCGATTTTGTTTCATACGTTTGAGATTCTAAATTCACAGTTTTTGTTTGCCATGAATTCTGTACTTTAGTTGGTAATGTCGACACGTTGCACTTTTTAGGGCTTAACTTCGTTTTTGTTGATGGTGGCGGAGGGCTTATCATAGGAATATTTACAGGAGGGGGagaatttgtatttaataaaagtgaATTATTAGTGTTAGGCGCATTGGGAAGGGTATTTGAGTTTGGATTTTTCactattttcttttctaattctgctaaaaaattcatatctaaTACACTAggccttaaaatatttatatctttcACAGCACAATTGAGATTCATTTTTTCCATGTCTGAAACTATATTTTGCGTTAAACTACTATCAGAAATTGAGGCATCTTGAGATAAATTAATGATAGCAGAAGTATTTAAAGAACCATCTGAAATTGTTGATAAATCTAATTGACTATGTGTTTGCCAGTGTGTTAACGAATTTCCTTGCAAATTTGGAGAGGGTATCTCGCTATAATGATCTTCAGAAATATCATTTACATTCAAATATGTGTTCCCCGGTGAGACTTGTGAATAATATCTGTGCTGATTACTTTGTTGTGGTGAATATACTTTAGACGTATCAAAGGGATCGTTTGTAGTTGTTGGTTCGTATTCGTTGTAAATTGATGCACTATATACAGGTGGCTGTTGATAAGGAGGTGGTTGAGCTGGAAGTTGTTTTGGAACATTTTCTATCATTTCTGGAGTCCATGCTATAACAAATAGTATTTTTCATTACACATTTGCACACCATTACACATTACAGATCAGGGTGTCCCAAAACTATTGCATTAGAGGAGCAGAGAAGTATAGAGGataaaacctaaaattaatatctaaaatacaaaatttgattatttgtcGTTTACATCGGATCTCAAAGTAACTTTCTTCTTCAAATTTCATCCCGAAAATTATTCTGATTTTCTATTACGATTGTTTTGGGATACCTCATATGCATTGAAATGAATTATTGAGTTACTTACTTGGTACATCAATTGGCTCGTCCAATAATGATAAGCTCTTTGAGTCACGTTCATCAGATTCCAGATTTTTGTTTCGTAAAATTACAAAGTTTGAAGCTTCATTATTTTCTGGTGAAAAATCAATTAACGAACCTTCTGAAGGAGCTTGTGAAAGATTTAAACTTTCACCACTTGGTTGAGGTGGTCGTAGAGGTTTGGATTTTATGGGACTTACAAGATtgccattttcattttttaatttatgataattatattgtttagcTTGTGTATGCTTTTTTACTACGGAACTATAATGAGCAGGCTTTTTTCTGCGATCAGGTAGTTTTTGAGGAGACACAGATTCTGCTAAGTTAATTCCGATTACATCAGGAGGTTCcattggattttttaaatacatttcatCAATGTGAGAAGGACTACCCCATGATTTTCCAAACGCCGACCCATGGCCGGTATGAATAAATGAATGTTGAAGTGGCTTACTAATATCTTCACTAACTTTGGGTCTCATTGGATCCACAATACATCTAGGAAATTGACCAACAGCAAAAGTTCTTTGATTTTGACCTTTCCACCAATACAATTCTGCTCTTCCGTCAATTACTGCTATATGATCTCCTTCATCAATTTGCAGTTTATTGGGTTCATCATAACTTAATAGAGCTCGCATTACTGGAGgtgagttattttttaaaaagtcaacTATGGCTGCGAATGTTGGTCGGTCAGACGGTTCTTTGGACCAACATTGCAACAGTAATTGATAAATTGACATTGGACAAACGTCAGGATGATGTAAGCGTTCTCCATCTCTAtcaattttccttaaaatttgaGAACCATTCAATCCCATCCAAGGATCTTCACCAAAGGTAAGCATTTCCCAAACCGTTACACCATACATCCATGTATCAGATGCGTGACTAAATTGTCGACTACGTAACGATTCAGGCGCACACCATGGAAACGGAACTTTTTTATGCTCAGTCATTACATAACAATCTTCTTGTTGTGGAAGTGCACGCATTAAACCAAAATCGCCAATTTTTACCTATAATACACAGAAGTTAAcgtatttattttgaagttttccataaaatacgtCATGAGAACAGATCATGATGCAAGGATATTGCTTAGCGTGACGAAGTGGGGCGTAAGATAAGGTTATAGCTTCAAGAAAACGTGATGTTTGTTAccgatttcatttttaatttttgtcctcGCATgttcgttttttgaaaattcttaattatttatagaaaatgcgGCGAATGGAGAGTGAGGggttcaaaaatatgaaatttttcgagAGGTATTTTATGGATAGCCCTTTTAAGACTAAAGATAACTTTACAATTAAAGCAGCATATAATCAGATGGTGGATGTTGGATGCATAGGAATccttttctataattaaagctgtttattattttatttgcgtTTGCGCCTGCCATTCGCCATTTGGTATTATCATGTACGATTTTAATTGTAGAAcatgctaaaaaatttaaaaagtttacctTATCCTGTGACGTCAGCAATACATTTCGACAAGCTAGATCTCTATGTAAGAAGCGTTTTGATTCTAAATATGCCATTCCAGTAGCTACTTGATAAGCAAAAAGCCATAATGTTGAAACGGGAGTACGTTGGCATTGTTTTCGAAGCCAGTCTAAAAGAGATCCTAAAGGAGCTAATTCTGTAACCATCATTAAAGGCTGTGACAACACGACACCATATAGTCTAAAAATATCATTgtgatgttttattatatattgtagacaaaaattattatcataaaattataaataccttATTAAATTGTGATGATCTAAAACATGCATTGCTTGTACTTCCTTAATAAAATCTTCAAACACACCCGGTTGATTCAATGCTTCGGCTTTTAATACTTTAACTGCAACCGGTAATGTTCGTCCTGTTGGAGTGCTCCATTCTCCCCTACGAACCACTCCAAAAGAACCATCTCCAAGTTTTACAGATAGACTAACATCCTTTTCTTGTATTAAACAAGTTAAACTTAGTGCTACAGTATCACCAACTGTATTTGAAtttgatatactttttttctgCGAGGAACTAGGCTTTGTTGATGTTCCTGATTTTAATTtggttaatatttgttttttccaTTGATGTGATTTTCGTTTCTTTACGGCATCCAATAATCGCCGAGCTGCTGGTTTACCGAGTccgattttttctaaatcttcAGCTTGTACATAATCAAAATGATGAAATCGAGTAATTTGTAGATCATCTCTAATGCGTGCTAGAAACTGCGTTAATTGAACATCCTCAAGAAGTTCAAATAACCATTCTAGACCTTCTTCTTCGGCCATAATTACATTTTACTGTTAAACCtagaacaataaatttaatttttactatcaaCTTTAGGATGGCTAAAAAGTACTTAGTTtagtgttaaaatataaaaatggtcCCCACATCGATAGAATGGAGTATTTCTATTGacaatgtaattaataaacaagATTCACTTTTTCTAGCCATTCTGTAATATTTACATGTATACGTGTTTTACAAACGATGGTGATAACAACAAACgatacgattaaaaaaaaaatatatatatcttgtgAAGCATGACTTTAATAAGGTGAAAACACTTAATTGAAATTCTTGAATCACgcttattgattataaattttattaatgaataatattctaattagtatattaattaattttttttaaatagtttataagtatattatatagggtgctctaaaataaaattctaagaacgCTGATGTTTATCATTCATGGGTACTAACATGGACACTATACGTGTCCATGGGTACTAAAAAGAATTGACTTTTAAATACCTCTGAAAGTTATAGTGCAAGTATTTACCACAACGAAAGTTCAACCGAAGTAGCATATCGTTGACTTTTCAACTAGTTTTCAATATAAGACTCATTacatgaataatattaatagtaatggataatattgaaataaaaattataataaataaaattgattagcaattaattgtattttttattaattacattaataatattctttatttaattttagataagcGAGTTTGGTATTGCAGTCGTTACAAAGGGTcaacattaataatttcaatgacATCGCCGATGGCCTTACTTAGAATTACAATGACtgaaacatgtttttaaattttacaaaatttccaacctccatatacaaacaaaatattggcATACAGGGATAGTCTATATATGTggcaatttcaaaaatatttgttgatgtCCGCTGTCATTTTAAAAACAGAAGTTGGTGGAATCTGAAATCTCTCCAATGGAGTATTGAAGTAAGAACTGCTCAAATCACATTTCTTTTACATATGtttcaaaacaataacaaatttaaattgatgGTAAATACTCAAAACAATCAACTACTTggaattaacaaaaaatcacatttaaattgattttggaaattttccacTTAAGTAAAAGATATGAAACCAGTCAAAATGGATTCAAGGATTTTACTTCTTGATAGCCCCTGATCTTCGTATTCAAAAACTTCAAACTACAAGAATTTGAATGAGATAATCCCGATAAGGCCATTTTTCTCGGAGATACAGATGTTTGAAATTTaacaaatacatatttgaatttttctaaaaggggcaattttttttatgttgactCTAAACCATTATTATTCATACAAACACACGCTTAATCTTGACTGTCAATCACATTGATCTTCATTCAAAACTGACCGTGAATGGGGTTCCATTATTCAAATGTCAATATCTATCTCTGAATTTAAGTtgcagattaaattttataatttatgtacacCTTTAATATTAcccgttttttaaatttgatacttttGAAAAGTAAACTAAAAACACCTATCATACGTTCGTCATTGGTTCATTTagcaattattatttcaaagagTTACAATAttcttctttaaataaaaataaaaagaaattcatgTATCGTATGGAACATCTGTCTGCGATTGTGTACAGAAGCaacaaagtatataaatattatacacacaATATGCACACACGTTAcattttttctttctgtttgttcgtataaaatacattgcaaaaataatttcttttacacGCGTCACTATTGTGTTTAAATGGAACGCATGTCAATAGCCAGGTAAAAATTGAACTcaaattatgtattaatttatattcatcattattttgtttacCATATCTGAGAGccatttgtaataaaactacatattatatttttctacagtataaataaaatttgaaaataaataggaAGCAAAAAGAAACAGCATATTGGGAATACAAAAATGGGCtgacaaattttatccaaaattgttatCCCTATtccctattatattataaatgtgaaagtaaggatttttgtttgtttgttacgctttcgcacaaaaactaccgaatggatttgaatgaaactgcaCAATAATattgctcatacatcagaataacacatgagctataatttataaagatgaatttaaaaaaaattaaatttaatctgacattttactgctccatctatgataatcattttgaaccataaattaaagatttctgtttaaatttaaaatatcaactattcatagccatcttttctgatactGAATTTCTACTCTTACTATttcacactttaaaaaattgaaaactgtgtatatatttaagctgtgtaaaacaatcccttcgagtggaaggaggataagtacgatcaagagaggtggaggcaaTAAAGCGGTAAttcttacttttaagtccaatgaagcgggtgggtatcaagctagtgtcgtataattgtttctgcgaaatctaggcactcttcgaaaaaaattttccaataaattcaataaaagtggttCGTTTATCTATAAATACAAATGGGTtagtatttgatttaatttaatttttcactgTCAAAAATACAGCCTAaactaaatatttcttatttctacccaaaatacaaaaattaaccttttttaaattctgtactaaaataattttttactgtgAATATATTCATTATACGTTCTTAAGAATTGCTCGTTCTGCGATGTAATATCAGCcataaaattctgaaaatgtatttaatcTGATGaactacatttttttgttataattatcagtttagtgaatttaattataataaaacaagccattcaatatgtataaatttttctcaCAATTTATTCTCACATTAAACATTACCCATTATATGTTAATAGAATTAAAGACCTAAGATCGGAAAAgtaaataacaatttacaatAAACGCTGATAGACGGGGAAGTTAGATAGATAATCTCAAAatctatttgtttgtttataacaataccggatttaatataaatcattgaaataaataagttttgaatTTCAACATTTTGTAATGATGAAAACGTAAATAACATTATCTTTGATGTGTCCATCAATTCAGAATTATATAattgtcaaatttttcaaaattattgttagGTTATTTCCTGCATTTTTTAACCTgttgaatcaatttttgataattactcATCCACAAGAGATTTGCAAGGCATTCACCATCCATGTAACGCTTTTTTGTCGTGTTATTACTGTAATTGTAGTTAAGAAGGACAATCTAAAATAGCTATCAATGTAAAAAAGTGTTCCACTGAAAACAGCAAATAACAGTTCTAAAATTGACCAGAATGGGACTCGTGTAGCACAAGGATTTTGATGTGAACTTCTCTACCCTTCTCTAATaacttgtttagatctttatcttactcttattattatttatgttttatttactagattttgtatacaatttttttaaacgtcaaagtcttTCGGCTACATTTCATGTTTACTTATGATACAAAGGCGTAAACATATGTAGACAATTCACTTGCACCAGGAATCGAACCCGGACCTCTTTGATTCATGCCAAGCGTCTTATTCAGTTCGTTCATACGATCTCTAGACTCAGAGTGTAACATTTTgaactcattgaattttttttatttgtttgccaaccaacttttttttaaaacttacaccTTTGCTTCAGAAGCGTAACTAATTTTCTGCTTTTCGTGGACTTTTTTCATATACAAAGATGATTCTCCTTGTCTCTACCCTCCATAGGTAACAGTATGTTAAAATTCAGATTAACACTCTCCCCAAATTGTTACGCGATAAACGACAATGATACTTAAGCAAGCATTCTTGTAACATGCAGACAAAAATAGTCATTTGATGATCACCCTAATACCTCCAAAAAGGATTTTATTTGGTATATATACGGGTCTGTATAAACTTTTTGCTGTTTCATATATtcgttaaatttcaaatatataaaatttgtatacatttttaatatagatCAGTAATCTCGGTACTTACACGATAGTATATCATGTTAAAAACGATATTAATGTATTGACGCAgacaataaaaaacaacaaaaaagaatTAACGCCCACTATTGTCAACTGTAAACCTAATGTCGTTTTAGAAGGTCGAGgcataataaacattaaaccttgtactaatttcaatttatcaaaacaatttcgggaataaaattttttgttaaaaattcacaAGCCTTGGT
This region includes:
- the LOC123295568 gene encoding uncharacterized protein LOC123295568, whose translation is MAEEEGLEWLFELLEDVQLTQFLARIRDDLQITRFHHFDYVQAEDLEKIGLGKPAARRLLDAVKKRKSHQWKKQILTKLKSGTSTKPSSSQKKSISNSNTVGDTVALSLTCLIQEKDVSLSVKLGDGSFGVVRRGEWSTPTGRTLPVAVKVLKAEALNQPGVFEDFIKEVQAMHVLDHHNLIRLYGVVLSQPLMMVTELAPLGSLLDWLRKQCQRTPVSTLWLFAYQVATGMAYLESKRFLHRDLACRNVLLTSQDKVKIGDFGLMRALPQQEDCYVMTEHKKVPFPWCAPESLRSRQFSHASDTWMYGVTVWEMLTFGEDPWMGLNGSQILRKIDRDGERLHHPDVCPMSIYQLLLQCWSKEPSDRPTFAAIVDFLKNNSPPVMRALLSYDEPNKLQIDEGDHIAVIDGRAELYWWKGQNQRTFAVGQFPRCIVDPMRPKVSEDISKPLQHSFIHTGHGSAFGKSWGSPSHIDEMYLKNPMEPPDVIGINLAESVSPQKLPDRRKKPAHYSSVVKKHTQAKQYNYHKLKNENGNLVSPIKSKPLRPPQPSGESLNLSQAPSEGSLIDFSPENNEASNFVILRNKNLESDERDSKSLSLLDEPIDVPTWTPEMIENVPKQLPAQPPPYQQPPVYSASIYNEYEPTTTNDPFDTSKVYSPQQSNQHRYYSQVSPGNTYLNVNDISEDHYSEIPSPNLQGNSLTHWQTHSQLDLSTISDGSLNTSAIINLSQDASISDSSLTQNIVSDMEKMNLNCAVKDINILRPSVLDMNFLAELEKKIVKNPNSNTLPNAPNTNNSLLLNTNSPPPVNIPMISPPPPSTKTKLSPKKCNVSTLPTKVQNSWQTKTVNLESQTYETKSNTSVRSTSSIHDNIRQLSESDNLKQNILDTQVVFNKIWYDTAVKSNTNLKNQGNSSWIQSPEQSHNFVAISNRPITVQKNLNHTDFDSKLNTSSDLLLVNLNKNLNTNINTYTNESLYIPNSTYNLSQHGNPVPVLPAPTNIYSDVADSNLYSEVPQETVLRPHRPAPPSPLIDGLFSRPQSAQQLQRKLNQAMAGSAANTQQSKLVIISQLQKEMPDALHDECVSALQTTSWDYGAALKNLKINKLVKLGLDTRERCETVLKQSNWDVEVAASIILDHTL